One window of the Shewanella maritima genome contains the following:
- a CDS encoding GtrA family protein, whose protein sequence is MSQPAFETESQNGEVALSSERPRYSQFALQHKFSLFDSSFYRFVLVGGSSFIVDASLYFLLIEFVFTGDTGAAQFARAIAMLVGLLLTWIGHRYYSFGKRKQLSAKAQFKWVALVAACSITVNFIGFSLMHTLLPQHTLASLFSLGFGVGLGLVVNWLGANYLTYRHVVA, encoded by the coding sequence ATGAGTCAGCCAGCTTTTGAGACTGAGAGTCAAAATGGCGAAGTCGCGCTTTCCTCTGAGCGGCCTAGGTACAGTCAATTTGCACTACAACATAAATTTAGCCTGTTTGACTCAAGCTTTTATCGTTTTGTGTTGGTTGGTGGAAGTAGCTTTATTGTCGATGCCAGCTTGTATTTTTTACTCATCGAGTTTGTGTTTACTGGTGATACAGGTGCGGCGCAATTTGCTCGCGCCATTGCCATGTTAGTTGGGTTGCTGTTGACCTGGATTGGCCACAGATATTACAGCTTTGGCAAGCGAAAACAGCTGAGCGCCAAGGCACAATTTAAGTGGGTTGCGTTGGTGGCTGCATGTTCAATTACCGTGAACTTTATTGGCTTTAGTTTGATGCATACCTTGTTGCCACAACATACTTTGGCGAGTTTATTTAGCCTAGGCTTTGGCGTGGGCTTAGGGTTGGTGGTCAATTGGCTTGGCGCAAATTACCTCACTTATCGTCATGTAGTCGCATAA
- a CDS encoding ArnT family glycosyltransferase, giving the protein MLSIRQKQLLGVLITALFIRLISLHFYPLMDTTEARYGEMARLMVETGNWLTPLFDYGVPFWGKPPLQNWMSAGSIALFTNNEFFLRLPHFIAGLFTLIAVALFAKQFAISRLNVALVLSTICVFYVCLGTVMTDMGLLFAVTLAYIGFYLAFTKHKSFAYIGFIGLGIGLLAKGPVALVIFFIGSGLWLLWHFGAVKMWSQLVIKVPLISGFALMLLLAAPWYWMAEQATPGFLEYFLIGEHYSRFVDSGWQGDLYGSAHDQPRGKIWLFFAFAGLPWTLFIPAALYKLYQRHNGFDGLTKFLICWMLSPLILFTLAGNILPAYVLPAAPALALLVAYAWKEHGVAHLAKVAAFIPVLLLVALAMVNSGIDKQKSDKWLLSQRSEDHRVFYWLQQEFSGRYYTQGQAKLIDQNTLQEVTQSQFYLVAHHKHIDVSLPPFSRCIQQANTQDKSLLLCRSSASTSASELKAQSDDLAVEQLSRH; this is encoded by the coding sequence ATGTTGAGTATCAGACAAAAGCAATTATTGGGTGTGCTGATTACAGCTCTTTTCATTCGTTTAATTTCATTGCATTTTTATCCGCTAATGGACACAACTGAAGCCCGCTACGGCGAAATGGCACGCCTGATGGTGGAAACGGGTAACTGGTTAACGCCATTGTTTGATTATGGCGTGCCGTTTTGGGGTAAACCGCCACTGCAAAATTGGATGAGCGCTGGCTCAATCGCGCTATTTACCAATAATGAGTTCTTTTTAAGGCTACCTCATTTTATCGCTGGGCTGTTTACGTTAATAGCTGTGGCGCTATTTGCTAAACAGTTTGCTATCAGTCGTCTAAATGTCGCGTTGGTGCTATCGACCATTTGTGTATTTTACGTGTGTTTAGGCACTGTAATGACAGATATGGGCTTACTATTTGCCGTCACCTTAGCCTATATCGGGTTCTACTTGGCGTTCACAAAGCATAAATCTTTTGCCTATATCGGCTTCATTGGGCTTGGCATAGGGTTATTAGCAAAAGGGCCGGTGGCGCTAGTGATATTCTTTATCGGCTCTGGCTTATGGTTATTGTGGCATTTCGGCGCAGTAAAAATGTGGTCGCAGTTAGTGATAAAAGTACCGCTTATTAGTGGCTTTGCTTTAATGCTATTGCTCGCCGCGCCCTGGTATTGGATGGCAGAGCAAGCGACACCGGGCTTTTTAGAATATTTTTTAATTGGTGAGCATTACTCGCGCTTTGTAGATAGTGGCTGGCAAGGGGACTTGTACGGCTCTGCGCATGACCAACCAAGAGGTAAAATCTGGCTATTCTTTGCTTTTGCAGGCTTACCCTGGACGTTATTTATTCCAGCAGCGCTGTATAAATTATATCAACGGCATAATGGATTTGATGGTTTAACTAAGTTTTTGATCTGCTGGATGCTGTCGCCACTTATCTTGTTTACCTTGGCGGGCAACATTTTACCCGCATACGTGCTGCCGGCGGCGCCAGCGCTGGCATTGTTAGTTGCGTATGCGTGGAAAGAACACGGCGTTGCCCACCTTGCTAAAGTTGCCGCATTTATACCCGTGCTTTTGCTAGTCGCATTAGCAATGGTTAACTCGGGCATTGATAAGCAAAAAAGTGATAAATGGCTGTTATCGCAGCGTAGTGAAGATCACCGTGTATTTTATTGGTTGCAACAAGAATTCTCTGGGCGGTATTACACCCAAGGGCAAGCAAAACTTATTGATCAAAATACTCTGCAAGAGGTGACACAGTCACAGTTTTATCTGGTTGCCCATCATAAACACATTGATGTTTCATTACCGCCATTTAGCCGCTGTATCCAGCAGGCAAATACTCAAGATAAGTCACTGTTATTGTGCCGTTCCTCAGCTTCAACATCGGCATCTGAATTGAAGGCGCAGTCTGATGACTTAGCTGTCGAGCAGTTGAGTCGTCACTGA
- a CDS encoding glycosyltransferase family 2 protein yields the protein MVVDTHLTAVSPVTLSIVIPMYNEVEGIDVLFERLNTLISDMDDLCEVVFVDDGSHDGTWQYLLQKHSLHFETQYIRLSRNFGKEAAMTAGLESVRGEAVILLDADLQDPPELIPEMLAKWREGFDVVNMKRRKRHGETWFKRFSAACFYKLMNWLSDTPVHENVGDFRLLSRQVVDHINAMPERNRFMKGILSWPGFAQATIEFDRHSRQCGDTKWNYGSLIGLAMDGITSFSFKPLRLATYSGVTIGVFAFVYGLWIMTKTLVFGEAVAGYASIMVTQLFLAGVQLLAIGLIGEYVGRVFVEVKQRPIFIVAQAYQQHRSDKPFSVSQRQQLQANTVPNAFSYGSNKAPGPITNTVTAFNSAKEVNG from the coding sequence ATGGTTGTGGACACCCACCTAACAGCAGTTTCTCCGGTCACCTTATCGATTGTGATCCCCATGTATAACGAGGTTGAAGGCATTGATGTGCTGTTCGAGCGTTTAAATACACTCATTAGCGATATGGATGACTTGTGTGAGGTGGTTTTTGTCGATGACGGCAGTCACGACGGTACCTGGCAATACTTGCTGCAAAAACACAGCTTACACTTTGAGACGCAATACATTCGCTTGAGCCGTAACTTTGGTAAAGAGGCGGCGATGACAGCCGGTTTAGAGAGTGTTCGCGGTGAAGCGGTCATTTTGCTCGACGCTGATCTACAAGATCCGCCTGAGCTGATACCTGAAATGCTTGCCAAGTGGCGTGAGGGCTTTGATGTTGTCAACATGAAGCGCCGCAAGCGCCATGGGGAAACCTGGTTTAAGCGTTTTTCTGCAGCATGCTTTTACAAATTAATGAACTGGCTTTCAGATACGCCAGTTCATGAAAATGTGGGGGATTTTAGATTACTCAGCCGCCAGGTCGTTGATCACATCAATGCCATGCCTGAACGAAATCGTTTTATGAAAGGAATTTTGAGCTGGCCGGGCTTTGCACAAGCGACCATCGAGTTTGATAGGCACAGCCGTCAATGTGGTGATACTAAATGGAACTATGGCTCGCTGATCGGTCTAGCGATGGACGGTATTACTTCTTTCAGTTTCAAACCATTGAGGCTAGCAACATACTCTGGCGTTACGATTGGCGTGTTTGCCTTCGTATACGGCCTGTGGATTATGACCAAAACCTTAGTGTTTGGCGAAGCTGTGGCGGGTTATGCCTCAATTATGGTGACGCAATTGTTTCTTGCGGGTGTGCAGTTGCTTGCTATTGGCTTAATTGGTGAATATGTCGGCAGGGTATTTGTGGAAGTGAAACAGCGACCGATTTTCATTGTGGCACAAGCTTATCAGCAACACCGCAGTGATAAACCATTTTCCGTTTCTCAAAGGCAGCAATTACAAGCTAACACTGTGCCTAATGCTTTTAGTTACGGTAGCAACAAGGCGCCCGGTCCTATAACCAATACAGTGACAGCCTTTAACTCTGCCAAAGAGGTGAATGGCTAA